One Brevibacillus choshinensis genomic window carries:
- a CDS encoding DinB family protein: MSQIDIQAFLQTHSHLHSAIEGLSDVELRWKARPEAWSVTEVLTHLLDHHLIVSFRIREILADSPVQLPGFQQDNWVNGQHGNTSHAEEILDTYKALLHYNSLLFKRLTEADLQKNGINQKGDTVRIPDIVGAFIKHVHHHIGQIDRIKQSQAALLTETN; this comes from the coding sequence ATGAGCCAAATCGATATTCAAGCGTTTCTCCAAACTCACAGCCACCTGCATTCGGCTATAGAAGGTCTATCTGACGTAGAACTGCGCTGGAAGGCAAGACCTGAGGCGTGGAGCGTGACGGAAGTTCTCACTCACTTGCTGGATCATCATTTGATCGTTTCCTTTCGCATACGGGAAATACTTGCGGATTCTCCTGTGCAACTGCCTGGATTCCAGCAAGACAACTGGGTAAACGGGCAGCATGGAAACACCAGCCATGCTGAAGAGATTTTGGACACCTATAAGGCGTTGCTTCATTATAATTCGCTGCTTTTCAAAAGACTGACGGAGGCGGACTTGCAAAAGAACGGGATCAATCAAAAAGGAGATACCGTTCGCATTCCGGATATTGTCGGAGCCTTTATCAAACATGTCCACCACCATATCGGTCAAATCGATCGGATCAAGCAGTCGCAAGCGGCACTGCTAACCGAAACGAACTAG
- a CDS encoding LLM class flavin-dependent oxidoreductase, with product MKFALFSLMMNIPNAVTGETLTTQQKFQNVLKQAVLAEELGFEAYGVGERHGEPFISSAPPIVLTAIAAKTSRIRLLTTVTVLSVLDPVRVAEDYATLDHLSGGRLEMIIGKGNDPRHYPLFGIKEEEQWESMAERYGLLRRLWNEEQVTWEGKYRPPLHQVTTQPRPYQTSIPVWHGSASSTLSTELAAKYGEPIFSSNGFHHLEKYKALIDHYRERLAFYGHDPQKAVVGAGGGALYLADTREEAIKRYRPYYDAFHATAASQHNQSPFTDLEDNIKNGPSLVGNAEMVIEKILRYQKAFGHQVLSISVDGLTESEQREQIERFASEVMPVLRREIPSTVWDQDSLVQQAASSF from the coding sequence ATGAAGTTTGCTTTATTTAGTCTCATGATGAACATCCCCAATGCGGTAACGGGAGAAACACTGACGACGCAGCAAAAATTCCAAAATGTGCTGAAGCAGGCTGTACTTGCGGAAGAGCTGGGGTTTGAGGCGTATGGAGTGGGGGAGAGACACGGGGAACCGTTTATCTCTTCAGCGCCTCCCATAGTCCTCACTGCCATCGCTGCGAAAACATCGCGGATCCGATTGCTCACCACCGTGACTGTACTGAGCGTCCTCGATCCGGTACGAGTGGCCGAGGATTATGCGACATTGGATCACTTGTCGGGTGGGCGCCTCGAAATGATTATCGGCAAAGGGAACGATCCGCGTCACTACCCGTTGTTTGGAATCAAAGAGGAAGAGCAATGGGAGTCCATGGCTGAGAGATATGGACTACTCAGGCGCTTGTGGAACGAGGAGCAGGTCACCTGGGAAGGGAAATATCGACCGCCGCTCCATCAAGTGACCACGCAGCCCAGACCGTATCAAACGTCTATTCCCGTTTGGCATGGCAGCGCGTCCAGTACATTGTCCACGGAGTTGGCAGCCAAGTACGGAGAGCCGATTTTTTCCTCGAATGGATTTCACCATTTGGAGAAATACAAGGCGCTGATTGATCATTACCGGGAACGATTGGCCTTTTATGGGCATGATCCGCAAAAGGCTGTGGTCGGAGCTGGAGGAGGGGCCCTGTATCTGGCTGATACCCGGGAAGAAGCGATCAAGCGATATCGACCGTACTACGACGCTTTTCATGCAACAGCGGCCTCGCAGCACAACCAATCGCCATTCACGGATCTGGAAGACAATATCAAGAATGGACCGTCCCTAGTAGGCAATGCAGAGATGGTCATCGAAAAGATCCTGCGGTACCAAAAAGCATTCGGGCATCAAGTGCTGAGTATCAGCGTGGACGGTCTGACTGAATCAGAGCAGCGCGAACAGATCGAGCGGTTTGCCTCTGAAGTCATGCCTGTCTTGCGTCGTGAAATTCCGAGCACCGTCTGGGACCAAGACTCACTCGTACAACAAGCAGCTTCCTCCTTTTAG
- a CDS encoding LysR family transcriptional regulator, whose translation MNIENLEAFVYVVHHNSFHKAAEALFLSQPSISARIQSLERDLDTKLFLREGKTFSLTEKGKEFLPYAQQILQSYRKGKQQLRRNHTSMRKISIGSTVSVSSYILPEVLPRLKEQYPDMHIKLTTASSEAILEKVLQKEVDIGFVRNIGHPLVESALFYEDPIQLYVHRGHRFIEQPPVTLDELAGEPLIFFECGSLDWIKLHSLFETLQRPPVIDVYIDNQETAKKCIAKGMGIGFLPDLCAHKEVIEQLLFPVRIPSLASLTLRTNAITLKGEGMALRGVFLDLIRTSDIGTFVRSKVSINR comes from the coding sequence GTGAACATCGAAAATCTCGAGGCATTCGTCTATGTCGTGCATCACAACAGCTTTCACAAAGCCGCAGAAGCTTTGTTTTTATCGCAGCCTTCGATCAGCGCGAGGATCCAGTCATTGGAACGCGATCTGGATACCAAACTGTTTCTGCGTGAAGGCAAAACCTTTTCGCTGACAGAGAAGGGGAAGGAATTCCTGCCTTATGCGCAGCAAATCCTGCAGTCCTATCGCAAAGGCAAACAGCAGCTGCGAAGAAACCACACGAGTATGCGTAAGATTTCCATCGGCAGCACGGTTTCTGTGTCCTCGTATATTTTGCCGGAGGTACTGCCCCGTTTGAAAGAGCAGTATCCAGATATGCACATCAAGCTTACGACAGCCTCAAGTGAAGCGATTCTCGAAAAAGTACTGCAGAAGGAGGTGGATATTGGCTTCGTCCGCAATATCGGCCATCCTTTGGTAGAATCCGCCTTGTTCTATGAAGACCCGATCCAGCTTTACGTGCATAGGGGACATCGGTTTATCGAACAACCGCCCGTTACACTGGATGAACTGGCTGGAGAGCCGCTTATCTTTTTTGAGTGCGGTTCCTTGGATTGGATCAAGCTGCACAGCTTGTTTGAGACCTTGCAGCGTCCTCCTGTCATCGATGTGTATATCGACAATCAGGAGACGGCCAAGAAATGCATAGCCAAGGGGATGGGCATCGGATTTTTGCCCGATCTTTGCGCGCATAAAGAAGTCATCGAGCAGCTGTTGTTTCCTGTCCGCATCCCCTCATTGGCCAGCCTCACGCTTCGCACCAATGCGATCACCTTGAAAGGGGAAGGAATGGCGCTGCGTGGAGTGTTTCTCGACCTGATTCGGACATCGGATATTGGCACTTTTGTAAGATCGAAGGTTTCTATCAATCGATAG